Below is a window of Virgibacillus sp. NKC19-3 DNA.
AACAAATGGAATACATTATCCATGATCCATATGCCAATGCTTTTAATGAAAAACCAACGGGAGATCGTTATCATGATGATCAAACAGAAATGACGCCCTTATTATGGGAACGAAAATACGAAATTGATTCCCTATGCTACCCGATTCAATTAGCTTATCTATTTTGGAAATCAACAGGAAGGATCACTCACTTTAATTCTACTTTTAAGGAAGCCATAAAAAACATTTTAAATGTATGGAAAATCGAACAAAACCATGAAAAAGACTCGAGGTATTCCTTTATACGGGATAACTGTACACCACAAGATACGTTGTCTCATAATGGTAAAGGCGCTCCAGTTACATATACTGGTATGACTTGGTCGGGTTTTCGACCAAGTGATGATGCTTGTCAATATGGATATTTGGTTCCTGCGAATATGTTTGCGGTCGTTGTATTAAAGCAACTTGCAGAAATTGCAATTGATGTTTTAGATCACGTAGATTTGGCAAAAGAAGCTTCCGAATTAGCGAAAGAAATTGACAAAGGAATTCAGACCTACGGGAAAGTTGAACACGAAAAATATGGAACAATTTATGCTTTCGAAACAGATGGACGAGGAAATTATAATTTGATGGATGATGCAAACGTTCCATCCCTACTTTCCATGCCGTACTTAGGTTATTGTGCGGTCCATGATGAAGTATACCAAAATACAAGAAAATTTTTGTTAAGTGAGCTGAATCCATATTATTATGAAGGGAAAATAGCCAAAGGGATAGGTAGTCCACATACCCCAGAACAATATATATGGCATATTGCTCTTGCTATCCAGGGAATGACTGCAGAAACTACTGAAGCAAAGTGGGAAACATTGGAATTGTTTAAGAACACAGATGCAGGAAAGAACTTGATGCATGAAGGCTTTCATGTGGATGACCCCACACAATATACAAGGGCATGGTTCTCATGGGCAAATTCAATGTTTAGTGAGTTTGTTCTTCATTTAAATGAAATACATGTAAAAGGAAGTCCTCTATCTAAGAGATAAATCTATATGAATGAAGTTTAATGAGGTGTTGCTGGTTATGTACAAATTTCCGAAAAACTTTTTATGGGGAGCAGCTTCTTCAGCCACCCAGACAGAAGGAGCCGCAGATGAAGGCGGAAAAGCAAAAAATATCTGGGATTATTGGTTTGAAATAGAACCAGAACGATTTCATCAAGGGATAGGACCTCAAGAAACCTCCGATTTTTATAAGCAGTATAAAGAAGATATTGAACGTATGAAAGCAATTAACTTCAATTCATTTCGGACGTCGATTTCTTGGACACGTTTATTGCCCGACGGGAAGCATATCAATCAAGAAGCAGTTCGTTTTTATAATGATGTTATAAACGAACTGCTGAAAAATGATATCGAACCAATTATTAACTTATATCATTTTGATATGCCACTCCATTTTCAGGAACAAGGAGGGTGGGAAAACCGTGAAGTAGTAGAAGCCTTTCGGTATTATGCAGAAGTGGTTTTTGATTTATTTGGTGACCGGGTAAAAAAATGGACCACATTTAATGAACCTATTGTTCCAGTGGAGATGGGATATTTAAATCATTATCACTATCCTTGTGTGGTAGATATGAAAAGAGCAGTTGTGGTTGCTTATCAGTCGATGCTAGCTAGCGCGAAAGTCATTGAAACCTATCGCCAAATGGATCAGGAGGGGGAGATCGGCATTATTCTAAATTTAACTCCTTCTTATCCACGTAGTGATTCGAAGGAAGATAAACGAGCTGCAACGATTGCTGATCTATTTTTTAATCGAAGTTTTTTAGATCCATCTGTCTTAGGAAAATAC
It encodes the following:
- a CDS encoding glycoside hydrolase family 125 protein, which produces MDKQIPESMQHIINKVNGFFSGDDKVRTMFQYCFTSTLETTIRPQDDGTTFVITGDIPAMWLRDSAAQVRPYLLLAETDESMADMIQGVIQKQMEYIIHDPYANAFNEKPTGDRYHDDQTEMTPLLWERKYEIDSLCYPIQLAYLFWKSTGRITHFNSTFKEAIKNILNVWKIEQNHEKDSRYSFIRDNCTPQDTLSHNGKGAPVTYTGMTWSGFRPSDDACQYGYLVPANMFAVVVLKQLAEIAIDVLDHVDLAKEASELAKEIDKGIQTYGKVEHEKYGTIYAFETDGRGNYNLMDDANVPSLLSMPYLGYCAVHDEVYQNTRKFLLSELNPYYYEGKIAKGIGSPHTPEQYIWHIALAIQGMTAETTEAKWETLELFKNTDAGKNLMHEGFHVDDPTQYTRAWFSWANSMFSEFVLHLNEIHVKGSPLSKR
- a CDS encoding glycoside hydrolase family 1 protein; the encoded protein is MYKFPKNFLWGAASSATQTEGAADEGGKAKNIWDYWFEIEPERFHQGIGPQETSDFYKQYKEDIERMKAINFNSFRTSISWTRLLPDGKHINQEAVRFYNDVINELLKNDIEPIINLYHFDMPLHFQEQGGWENREVVEAFRYYAEVVFDLFGDRVKKWTTFNEPIVPVEMGYLNHYHYPCVVDMKRAVVVAYQSMLASAKVIETYRQMDQEGEIGIILNLTPSYPRSDSKEDKRAATIADLFFNRSFLDPSVLGKYPEELVALLREHDLLPEIEEGDLELIADNTVDFLGVNYYQPRRVKEKETPVDAGSILPENFFDPYIWPERRMNPYRGWEIYEKGIYDIAMNIKNNYENIPWYVAENGMGVENEERFIDNSGMIQDDYRIEFYQEHLKWLHQGIEEGSNCFGYHVWTFMDNWSWLNAYKNRYGFYRVDIETKQRFLKKSGQWFAEIVKQNGF